A genomic segment from Streptomyces sp. NBC_01233 encodes:
- a CDS encoding ATP-binding protein codes for MDVRHGPAGVGEARHRMREQLRISGVPESVVDDAVLILSELLSNACRHGRPLGTREVGDGEIRAAWRVDRAGRLTVEVTDGGGPTRPVPATPSVTARGGRGLNIISALAQDWGVRDGAAGEVTVWVVVACGPRHEDFATRVAPPAIDFSTAFDDLDP; via the coding sequence ATGGACGTACGCCATGGTCCTGCGGGCGTGGGCGAGGCGAGACACCGGATGCGCGAACAACTGCGTATCAGCGGTGTGCCCGAATCGGTCGTGGACGATGCCGTACTGATCCTTTCCGAACTGCTCAGCAACGCCTGCCGACACGGCAGGCCCCTGGGCACGCGGGAAGTCGGGGACGGGGAGATACGCGCCGCATGGCGCGTCGACAGAGCGGGGCGGCTGACGGTCGAGGTCACGGACGGGGGCGGTCCCACCCGCCCTGTTCCTGCAACGCCCTCGGTCACCGCGCGCGGCGGCCGGGGGCTGAACATCATCAGCGCCCTTGCCCAGGACTGGGGTGTCCGGGACGGAGCGGCGGGTGAGGTCACCGTGTGGGTGGTCGTTGCCTGTGGGCCCCGGCACGAGGATTTCGCTACGCGCGTTGCGCCCCCGGCGATCGACTTCAGCACGGCGTTCGACGACCTGGACCCCTGA
- a CDS encoding DUF5926 family protein: MAKKRPAAKTAKPQLNNGEIPVVGAREPCPCGSGRRYKACHGAAAAHAVTEHVQRPFEGLPGECDWVALRELVPAATVPLTLKGGLPEGVPSVTLVTVLPMAWPALRREDGSVLLGLQNDSSSGDLGRDMADTLERALVAEPGTPVAARRVPAEGPRLQDLLDADGGFEPVVHSGFEFWIPESESAQNASPEIAASLERANAAAIPTVKLTGVDAAYWCETPEKNHLRWVMPHPEEKLLDALARLHAAGTTSLGEGTKLVGSFRAHGLVVPVWDLPTGVTADDVEKPAAEFAERLAGALATDAPLTTEERRARGGLTNRQVTLS; encoded by the coding sequence ATGGCCAAGAAGCGCCCCGCAGCCAAGACTGCAAAGCCGCAGCTCAACAACGGTGAGATCCCCGTTGTGGGCGCGCGCGAGCCCTGCCCCTGCGGATCCGGGCGCCGCTACAAGGCCTGCCACGGCGCAGCCGCCGCCCACGCCGTCACCGAGCACGTGCAGCGCCCGTTCGAGGGCCTGCCGGGCGAGTGCGACTGGGTCGCGCTGCGCGAGCTCGTGCCCGCCGCCACCGTCCCGCTCACCCTCAAGGGCGGTCTGCCCGAGGGCGTTCCCTCCGTCACGCTGGTGACCGTACTGCCCATGGCCTGGCCGGCGCTGCGCCGCGAGGACGGGTCCGTCCTCCTCGGCCTGCAGAACGACTCGTCCAGCGGGGACCTCGGCCGCGACATGGCCGACACGCTGGAGCGCGCGCTCGTAGCGGAGCCCGGTACTCCGGTCGCTGCCCGCCGGGTTCCCGCCGAGGGCCCCCGACTTCAGGATCTCCTGGACGCGGACGGCGGTTTCGAGCCGGTTGTGCACAGCGGCTTCGAATTCTGGATTCCGGAATCCGAGAGCGCGCAGAACGCCTCCCCGGAGATCGCCGCCTCGCTGGAGCGCGCCAACGCGGCCGCCATTCCCACCGTCAAGCTGACCGGCGTGGACGCCGCCTACTGGTGCGAGACCCCGGAGAAGAACCACCTGCGCTGGGTCATGCCGCACCCCGAGGAGAAGCTGCTCGACGCCCTCGCGCGGCTGCACGCGGCCGGCACGACCTCCCTCGGCGAGGGCACGAAGCTCGTCGGTTCCTTCCGCGCGCACGGCCTCGTGGTCCCCGTCTGGGACCTGCCCACCGGGGTGACGGCCGACGACGTCGAGAAGCCCGCGGCAGAGTTCGCGGAGCGGCTGGCCGGGGCCCTGGCCACGGACGCCCCGCTGACCACGGAGGAGCGCCGGGCACGCGGCGGACTCACCAACCGCCAGGTGACCCTCAGCTGA
- a CDS encoding aminopeptidase P family protein codes for MADELTPETPEEEQPKKTHKQRKNGLYPGVSDELAESMRTGWADTELHGLEPIAQAGHTADRRAALSARFPGERLVVPAGRLKTRSNDTEYPFRASTEYAYLTGDQTENGVLVLEPTGAAGHTATVYLLPRSDRENGEFWLSGQGELWVGRRHSLTEAEQLLGIPASDVRALAEALAEAEGPVRCVRGHDSVIESALTDKVTKERDEELRVYLSEARAVKDAFEIGELQKAVDSTVRGFEDVVKVLDKAEATSERYIEGTFFLRARVEGNDVGYGSICAAGPHACTLHWVRNDGDVRSGDLLLLDAGVETHSLYTADVTRTLPINGTYTDIQRKIYDAVYASQEAGIAAVKPGAKFRDFHDASQHVLAEKLVEWGLLEGPVERVLELGLQRRWTLHGTGHMLGMDVHDCAAARTEAYVDGTLEPGMCLTVEPGLYFQADDLTVPEEYRGIGVRIEDDILVTEDGNRNLSAGLPRTSTEVEAWMARLKG; via the coding sequence GTGGCTGACGAGCTCACCCCGGAGACCCCGGAAGAAGAGCAGCCCAAGAAGACGCACAAGCAGCGCAAGAACGGTCTGTACCCGGGCGTCAGCGACGAACTCGCCGAGAGCATGCGCACCGGCTGGGCCGACACCGAGCTGCACGGCCTGGAGCCCATCGCCCAGGCCGGGCACACCGCCGACCGGCGCGCCGCGCTGTCCGCGCGCTTCCCCGGCGAGCGCCTCGTCGTCCCCGCCGGCCGTCTGAAGACCCGCTCGAACGACACCGAGTACCCCTTCCGCGCCTCGACCGAGTACGCGTACCTGACCGGCGACCAGACCGAGAACGGCGTCCTGGTCCTGGAGCCCACGGGGGCGGCCGGGCACACCGCCACCGTCTACCTGCTGCCGCGCTCCGACCGGGAGAACGGCGAGTTCTGGCTCTCCGGCCAGGGCGAGCTGTGGGTCGGCCGCCGCCACTCCCTCACCGAGGCCGAGCAGCTCCTGGGCATTCCCGCCAGCGACGTGCGCGCGCTCGCCGAGGCCCTCGCCGAGGCCGAGGGCCCGGTCCGGTGCGTCCGCGGCCACGACTCCGTGATCGAGTCCGCCCTCACCGACAAGGTGACCAAGGAGCGCGACGAGGAGCTGCGCGTCTACCTCTCCGAGGCCCGCGCCGTGAAGGACGCCTTCGAGATCGGCGAGCTGCAGAAGGCCGTCGACTCCACCGTCCGCGGCTTCGAGGACGTCGTGAAGGTCCTGGACAAGGCCGAGGCCACCTCCGAGCGCTACATCGAGGGCACCTTCTTCCTGCGCGCCCGCGTCGAGGGCAACGACGTCGGCTACGGCTCCATCTGCGCCGCCGGCCCGCACGCCTGCACCCTCCACTGGGTCCGCAACGACGGCGACGTCCGCTCCGGCGACCTGCTGCTGCTCGACGCCGGTGTGGAGACGCACTCCCTCTACACCGCCGACGTCACGCGCACGCTGCCGATCAACGGCACGTACACCGACATCCAGCGCAAGATCTACGACGCGGTCTACGCGTCCCAGGAAGCCGGCATCGCCGCGGTGAAGCCGGGTGCGAAGTTCCGCGACTTCCACGACGCCTCGCAGCACGTGCTGGCCGAGAAGCTCGTCGAGTGGGGTCTGCTGGAGGGCCCGGTCGAGCGCGTCCTGGAGCTGGGCCTGCAGCGCCGCTGGACCCTGCACGGCACCGGCCACATGCTCGGCATGGACGTGCACGACTGCGCCGCAGCGCGCACCGAGGCGTACGTCGACGGCACCCTGGAGCCGGGCATGTGCCTCACCGTCGAGCCGGGTCTCTACTTCCAGGCCGACGACCTGACCGTGCCCGAGGAGTACCGCGGCATCGGCGTCCGGATCGAGGACGACATCCTCGTCACGGAGGACGGCAACCGAAACCTGTCCGCCGGACTGCCCCGCACCTCGACCGAGGTCGAGGCCTGGATGGCGCGCCTCAAGGGCTGA
- a CDS encoding PP2C family protein-serine/threonine phosphatase: MLDIHPRVRVDVDSLMAAQHDLGVCDAIWRIAPGGKADAMSAPHLPKVAGIDPAVTASPHTAAPAPARTAPAPVPPPGPGSVIQDRLAGMVSDLTTLHELTERLARTSDLDTSLHEFLRAGASLVGARRGLIVLEPSDGLGPTSTIGLGLGHAELGHIETVPRSATSYGRILDGLPDAHGGSEVLPEPGEPPGTGGFAAPVDPRHREVAARLGYAASYALPLTAEATGRLGAAVWLYDEQAEPNDRQRDLAGLYVRHAAEHLARMLEVERSRSRLATVAEELLPSRLPRIPGVQLAARHHTGPRGGGDWYDALPLPEGALGLAVGSVTGSGPSAVAAMGRLRASLRAYAVMEGEDPVAVLSDLELLLRLTEPARSATALFAYCEPAGGPHSDGQGHKIILAGAGHTPPLLIGEHRTEYVETSLSAPLGMLSCWEAPSVEIEPAPGETVLLYTDGLLHHTGDPMDRAYARLHAAAAGVPRSVREDPAALCEHILRTLLPEGEPADAPEDIVLLAARFE, encoded by the coding sequence ATGCTGGACATCCATCCACGTGTGCGTGTAGATGTGGATTCCTTGATGGCGGCGCAGCACGATCTGGGGGTTTGCGATGCTATATGGCGAATCGCACCAGGTGGAAAGGCGGACGCCATGAGCGCCCCGCATCTGCCGAAAGTGGCTGGAATCGATCCGGCAGTTACCGCGTCACCGCACACTGCGGCGCCCGCACCCGCCCGAACCGCCCCCGCACCGGTCCCACCGCCCGGCCCGGGCAGTGTCATCCAGGACCGGCTGGCGGGCATGGTCTCGGACCTCACCACCCTGCACGAGCTCACCGAGCGGCTGGCCCGCACCAGTGACCTCGACACCTCCCTCCACGAGTTCCTGCGCGCCGGAGCCTCACTCGTCGGCGCCCGCCGCGGCCTGATCGTCCTGGAGCCCTCCGACGGGCTCGGCCCCACCAGCACGATCGGCCTCGGTCTCGGCCACGCCGAGCTCGGCCACATCGAGACCGTGCCGCGCAGCGCGACCTCGTACGGCCGGATCCTCGACGGACTGCCCGATGCCCACGGCGGCTCCGAGGTCCTCCCCGAACCGGGCGAGCCCCCCGGCACCGGGGGTTTCGCCGCCCCCGTCGACCCCCGTCACCGCGAGGTCGCGGCCCGTCTCGGCTACGCCGCCAGCTACGCGCTCCCGCTGACCGCCGAAGCCACCGGCAGGCTCGGCGCGGCCGTCTGGCTCTACGACGAGCAGGCCGAGCCGAACGACCGCCAGCGCGACCTCGCCGGGCTGTACGTCCGGCACGCCGCCGAACACCTGGCCCGGATGCTGGAGGTGGAGCGCTCCCGCTCGCGCCTGGCGACCGTCGCCGAGGAACTGCTGCCCAGCCGGCTCCCCCGGATCCCCGGCGTGCAGCTCGCCGCCCGCCACCACACGGGGCCGCGCGGCGGCGGCGACTGGTACGACGCGCTGCCGCTACCCGAGGGCGCCCTGGGCCTGGCCGTCGGCTCCGTCACCGGATCGGGGCCGAGCGCCGTCGCCGCCATGGGGAGGCTGCGGGCATCGCTGCGCGCCTATGCCGTCATGGAGGGCGAGGACCCGGTGGCGGTCCTGTCCGACCTGGAACTGCTGCTGCGCCTCACGGAGCCGGCGCGTTCGGCCACCGCGCTCTTCGCCTACTGCGAACCGGCCGGGGGCCCGCACTCCGACGGCCAGGGCCACAAGATCATCCTGGCCGGCGCCGGACACACCCCGCCGCTCCTCATCGGCGAGCACCGCACCGAGTACGTGGAGACCTCGCTCTCCGCGCCGCTGGGCATGCTGTCCTGCTGGGAGGCGCCGAGCGTGGAAATCGAACCGGCACCCGGAGAAACGGTGCTGCTCTACACCGACGGGCTGCTGCACCACACCGGAGACCCGATGGACCGGGCCTACGCACGGCTGCACGCGGCGGCCGCGGGCGTGCCCCGCAGTGTCCGGGAGGACCCGGCGGCCCTGTGCGAGCACATCCTGCGGACCCTGCTGCCCGAGGGGGAGCCGGCCGACGCCCCCGAGGACATCGTGCTGCTCGCCGCCCGTTTCGAGTGA
- a CDS encoding bifunctional DNA primase/polymerase: MREILGRRLQRLRDRFQSLRPDPGQSGTASALLDAALVCATTWQWPVLPGVGRSATDGSRCACPDPDCVVPGAHPFDPGLLAATTDPRMVVWWWTNRPTAPVLMATGGTAPCAVSLPAGAAARALVRLDAQGMRLGPVVATPTRWSLLVAPYSLERLGELLYAKDHVPSSLRFHGEGGYLLLPPSAASSGGQVRWEREPRPQPQQRKQQQRQAQPQSTAEPEPQGGVNLWLPEVEAVVDALVEASSGAPGGGSRLAY, from the coding sequence ATGCGCGAGATCCTCGGAAGGCGTCTCCAGCGGCTCCGCGATCGCTTTCAATCCCTGCGCCCCGACCCGGGACAGAGCGGCACCGCGTCCGCTCTCCTCGACGCGGCGCTCGTCTGCGCCACCACATGGCAGTGGCCCGTGCTGCCCGGTGTCGGCCGGTCCGCCACCGACGGCTCGCGGTGCGCCTGCCCCGATCCCGACTGCGTCGTCCCCGGCGCCCACCCCTTCGACCCGGGGCTGCTCGCCGCCACCACCGACCCCCGGATGGTGGTCTGGTGGTGGACCAACCGGCCCACCGCCCCCGTTCTGATGGCCACCGGCGGGACCGCCCCGTGCGCGGTGAGCCTGCCGGCGGGCGCGGCCGCGCGGGCCCTCGTACGACTGGACGCGCAGGGCATGCGGCTCGGGCCGGTCGTGGCCACTCCCACCCGCTGGTCGCTGCTGGTGGCGCCGTATTCGCTGGAGCGGCTCGGCGAACTCCTCTACGCGAAGGACCACGTGCCCTCCTCGCTGCGCTTCCACGGCGAGGGCGGCTACCTGTTGCTGCCGCCGTCCGCCGCGTCCAGCGGTGGCCAGGTGCGCTGGGAACGGGAGCCGCGGCCCCAGCCCCAGCAGCGGAAGCAACAACAGCGGCAGGCACAGCCGCAGTCGACGGCGGAGCCGGAACCGCAGGGTGGGGTGAACCTCTGGCTGCCCGAGGTCGAGGCGGTCGTGGACGCGCTGGTCGAAGCGAGCAGCGGCGCACCCGGCGGTGGCAGCAGGCTCGCGTACTGA